A genomic segment from Neobacillus sp. YX16 encodes:
- a CDS encoding alpha/beta-type small acid-soluble spore protein, whose protein sequence is MARRNKILVPEARNGLDALKARVVQAQNPENAKFEAAQEVGVPLKKGYNGQLTSQQAGKVGGRLGGSMVRELVKMAQENMAKKR, encoded by the coding sequence ATGGCCAGAAGAAATAAAATTCTCGTTCCAGAGGCTAGAAATGGATTAGATGCTTTAAAGGCAAGGGTCGTTCAAGCACAAAATCCAGAGAACGCTAAATTTGAGGCTGCCCAAGAAGTAGGTGTTCCTTTAAAGAAAGGCTACAACGGTCAGCTCACTTCACAGCAAGCTGGAAAAGTCGGCGGCAGGTTAGGCGGCAGCATGGTACGGGAGCTTGTCAAAATGGCACAGGAAAATATGGCTAAAAAAAGGTAA
- the argS gene encoding arginine--tRNA ligase, producing the protein MNYKQELAKVLYEVLGQEMQVKELEMLIEKPKNPQLGDLAFPCFSLAKVKRKSPNIIAEELSERIQSPIFEKVEVVGAYLNIFLNKKLVSEATITEIIKQKEKYGSLDIGNTRPVTIDLSSPNIAKPFSMGHLRSTVIGNSMAFIVEKCGYKPIRINHIGDWGTQFGKLITAYKLWGEEEKVKQNPIKELLSLYVKFHDVAENDHTLIEQGRSWFKKLEDGDEEALSLWQWFREESLKEFSRIYELMNVQFDSFAGEAFYNDKMDRVVKLLEETQLLVESDQAQVVDLTDEGLPPCLIKKSDGATLYATRDLAAALYRKENYDFDLSLYVVGNEQSLHFKQLIAVLEKMGYSWAKNMVHIPFGMMLKDGKKMSTRKGKVVLLEEVLNESITMARHNIEEKNPNLTNKDVVAKQVGVGAVMFHDLKNYRMNDIEFSLEEMLRFEGETGPYVQYTYARACSILRKANWQIDHAVKQSSASWEKEWKVVSLLTEFTNAIKRANEQFDPSQIAKYIVDLAQAFNKYYGEVKILEDGAEQRARLALVYSVTIVLKEGLRLLGIEAPEEM; encoded by the coding sequence ATGAATTATAAACAGGAGCTTGCAAAGGTTTTATATGAAGTACTAGGACAGGAAATGCAGGTAAAAGAACTTGAAATGCTAATTGAAAAGCCGAAAAATCCACAGCTCGGAGATTTAGCCTTTCCATGTTTTTCATTAGCAAAGGTAAAAAGAAAGTCACCAAATATTATTGCGGAAGAGTTAAGCGAAAGGATCCAATCACCCATTTTCGAAAAGGTCGAAGTGGTGGGAGCCTATCTGAATATCTTTTTAAATAAAAAATTGGTTTCGGAAGCTACGATTACAGAAATTATCAAGCAAAAGGAAAAGTATGGTTCCCTAGACATTGGGAATACCCGTCCAGTAACCATTGATCTGTCGTCGCCAAATATCGCAAAACCATTCTCAATGGGTCATTTGCGTTCAACGGTTATCGGAAACTCTATGGCATTTATTGTAGAAAAATGTGGATATAAACCTATTAGAATTAATCATATAGGTGACTGGGGTACTCAATTTGGTAAATTAATTACTGCCTATAAGCTTTGGGGAGAAGAAGAGAAGGTCAAACAAAACCCGATTAAGGAATTATTATCCCTCTATGTTAAGTTCCACGATGTAGCAGAAAATGACCATACACTTATTGAACAGGGGAGAAGCTGGTTTAAAAAGCTTGAAGACGGAGATGAGGAAGCTTTATCGCTTTGGCAGTGGTTCCGTGAAGAGTCTTTAAAAGAGTTTTCTAGAATATACGAATTAATGAACGTTCAATTTGATTCTTTTGCAGGAGAAGCTTTTTATAATGATAAAATGGATCGTGTTGTCAAGCTGTTAGAAGAAACACAATTGCTAGTAGAATCTGACCAGGCGCAAGTGGTTGACCTGACAGACGAAGGATTACCACCATGTTTAATTAAAAAATCCGATGGAGCGACGCTTTACGCAACGCGGGATTTAGCTGCAGCCCTTTACCGTAAAGAAAACTATGACTTTGATTTGTCATTGTATGTCGTTGGTAATGAACAGAGTCTTCATTTTAAACAGTTAATCGCTGTATTAGAAAAGATGGGCTATTCATGGGCAAAGAATATGGTCCATATTCCGTTCGGGATGATGCTTAAGGACGGAAAGAAAATGTCGACCAGAAAAGGGAAGGTCGTCTTATTAGAGGAAGTACTAAATGAATCCATCACGATGGCAAGACATAATATTGAAGAAAAAAATCCAAACCTTACAAACAAAGACGTGGTAGCGAAACAGGTGGGCGTCGGTGCAGTCATGTTCCATGACTTAAAAAACTATCGAATGAATGATATAGAATTTTCGTTAGAAGAAATGCTGCGTTTTGAAGGAGAAACTGGTCCTTATGTCCAATATACTTATGCAAGGGCATGCTCTATTTTACGCAAAGCAAATTGGCAAATAGACCACGCTGTAAAACAATCGTCTGCATCCTGGGAAAAGGAATGGAAGGTTGTAAGTTTGCTTACGGAGTTTACTAACGCTATTAAAAGAGCGAATGAACAGTTTGATCCATCACAAATCGCTAAATA